The Myxococcales bacterium region GCGCGTGGCCCAGAATAAAAGCAGCAGGAAAGTCAGGTCGATCAGGCCCATCACCCCCGTCGGGCGGAACGGGTGATCGACGTACGGATGCGTCCAGTAGGACGAGAGTTCGCCGGGATAGAACAGCTTGCCGAGATAAAGCGCGAACGCCCCCGGAAACGTCGCCAGCGCCCGCCAGAGCGAATGATCGGGCGACGGCGATTCGGTCGTCACTCCGGCGACGGCAAAGCGTAGCACCAGGTAGACGGCCGCCGCGCCGACGAACGCGACGACCGCCGCGACCGGCCAGGTTTTCTTTTGCCCCGGCTCGGGCATGAGCCAGGCCAGCAGCGCCGCGACGGGCAGCACCACCACGCCCATTTCCTTTGCCAGCAGCGAAAGGAAGAACAACGACACCGCCAGGGCGAGCCAGCGCCAATGGCGCACGGGAGCCGGCGGCGCGACGTTCTTTTTTCCCTTCGGGACGGGCGGCGCCTCAACCGGTTGCAGATAGCGATGCCAGGCGAGCAGCGAGCCGAGCGCGAAGGCGGTGCACAGCACGTCGGTGCGCCCGGCGATCCAGGCCACCGATTCGGCGTGAATCGGGTGCAGCGCGAACACCGCGGCGGCCAGCGGCGCGGCGACCGGCGAGTCGGGCGCGAGGCGGCGCGCCAGAGTGAACAGCAGCGCGACCGACAGCAGATGCCACAGCAGGTTGGTCAGGCGGTAACCCAGCGGGCGGTCGCGCCACAACGACCAGTCCAGCAGGTAGCTGAAGGTGATCAGCGGCCGGTAGTAGCCATACTTGAAATCGTCCTGCCCGGGCGCGAAGAAATCGCGCGCGAACAGCTTGGGGAGATTGGCGAACGACCGCAGTTGCTCGTCGTCCAGCACCAGCGCGCGGTCGTCCCAGACGAATTCGCCGCGCAGGCTGGGCGCATAGACGGCGGCGGCCAGCGCCAGGATTCCCGCGAGCCAAAACCAGGATTTCTTCAACCTTTCCTCCGGATGGGGCTCACGGTAACCGAGGGAGTCGCGGCTGGCAAGAGAGCCGGGCGGCCGGCGCTCAGCGGTCGTACCAATCAGGGCGGATCATGCCGACGTATTCGGAGAGCAGCGCCTTGCGGCGGACCGAGCGCGAGGGCAGCACGCGGTCGAGCACGTAGTCGAAGGCGACGTTCAGGCTGACCTTCAGCCACCACAGGTACATGCGGCGGCGATACTGGTGGCGTGAAAAGACGCCGCGCAGCACGCGCCAGGGCGCCATGAAGCGCTTGTTCATTTCCCAGATTTTGTATTCCAGTTCCTCGCGGGTCATTTTTTCGGTGCCCATCACCGGCGTCATCCAGTCGTAGCGCGAGAAATCCTTCACCTCGAGCCAGCCCTTCTCGTTCGCCTCGTCCCACAGGGGCGTGCCGGGCACGGGGGTAATCGGGTGAAAAGCCGGATAGTCGGGGTCGAGGGTTTTGACGTACTTCAGCAGGCGGTCGAGGCTGGCCGGCGTGTCCTGCCGCAGCCCGACGATGAACGTGGTCTGCAAAAAAAGCTGCGGAAATCTTTTTCGGACCAGGGGGATCAACCGGTTGTTCCGCTCGACGTCCATGTGGTGCTTTTCGAGGTTGTCCAGCTCGGCATCGTCGGCGCGCTCCAGGCCGATGCAGACGTGCGACAAACCGGCGGCCAGCAATTTCTCGAACAGGCCGGACTCGACGTCGCGGTGCAGCAGATCGGCGCGGATGAAGGCGTGCCAGTTGACCTTGATTTTCCGGCGCAGCACCTCGTCGGCGAATTGGTCGCACCAGCGCGGATCGACGTTCCAGGTGTCGTCGACGAACACCAGGCAATGTTTGTCGTACTGCCGCACCAGGTGTTCCATTTCTTCGATCACAGGCCCCACCGAACGGGTGCGATAGCGGGGCCGCAGCGTTTCGTCGGGCATCGCGCCCTCGCGCCGGGCCATTTGCAGCCAGCAGGCGCAGTAGCGGCAGCCGTCGATGCAGCCGCGGCTGTGGTGGATGGTCACGCCGCCGGGCGAAAAGAGGTAGCGCGCGGTGCCGTACTTGTTCATCGGCAGCAGGTCGTAGGCCGGGAACGGCAGGGTGTCGAGATTTTCGATCAGCGCGCGGTGCGCCGTGTAATGGACGCCGCCGGCGCCGTCGGGCAGCGCCAAACCGGCCACCCGGCGCAAATCGCCGCCGCCCTCCACGGCAACCAGCAGTTCGGTCAGGGTGATTTCGCCCTCGCCGCGCACGATGGCGTCGATCGGGTATTTGGCGAAGGCGTCGGCGCAGGCGTGGGAAAAATGCACGCCGCCGGCCACGGTGAAGATGCGCGGATCGACCGCCTTGGCCACCTGGAAAACGCGGCCGCTTTCGTGCGCGTAAAGCGTTTCGCTGTCGCCGGCCAGCACAACCTGCGGTCGCCGGTCGCGGATGGTTTGCTCCAGGGTGCGCCAGCCCATTTGCACCGGCATGCAGTCGAGCAGCGTCACCTCGTGCCCGGCGGCGCGCGCCGCGGCGCCCAGGTAGACGATGGCCTGCGGCAGCAGGTAGTTGTCCTGTTCGTTCATGTAGGGCCACAGGTATTTGGGCGGGCGGACGAACAGGACGCGCATGTTACAGTCTTCCCTGGAAAAACTGGCGCAGCAGAATCACCGCGCCGTCAAAGAGGCGCCGTAGGCCGATGGTGCGCAGCACGAACAGGTGACGGAAGATCATCTTCGGCCGCATATAGAACCGCCAGGTGGCCTTGCGGTGCAGGCGTTGCAGTTCCTCGCCGGTCAGCCCCTCGGGAATATAAGGCAGAGTGTCCGGATCCGGGTTGAAGGTGGTGAATTTGTCCCAATCGCCGGGCTTGATCCGGCCGCTGTTCACCAGATCCTCGTAGTACTGCGAGCCGGGCAACGGAATGGTCACGCCGAACTTGGCGAAATCGATGTCGAGCGAGCAGGCGAAATCGATCGTCCGCCGGGTCATCGCCGCCGTCTCGCCGGGCAGCGCCAGCATGAAGAACGCCGCGATTTCCAGGCCCGCCGCGCGCGCCACCGTCACCGCCCGGCGCACGTGCTCGATCTTGAAATTCTTCCCCACGTTGGCCAACAGCTCGTCGACGCCGCTTTCGACGCCGAACAGGATCCGGCGGCAGCGCGCCGCCTTCATCTCGCGGCACATTTCCTCGTCGATCACGTCGACGCGCGTTTCGCTGGTCCACCACCAGTTGTCCGGAAGCCGGCGGGCGCGGATCGCCCGGCAGGTTTCGATGCCGTGCTTTTTGCTGAGCGGAAAGATCGGGTCGACGAATCCCACGTGGCGGATGCCGAAATCGCGCACCAGCCACTCGACCTCGGCCGCGATGTTCTCGGGCGTCCGCACGCGCACATGGCTGCCCATGTAGCCCAGGGCGCAGAACTTGCACCGGAACGGACAGCCGCGCGTGCCCATGATCGACAGGCACGGCTTGGCGACGGTCACGAAGGGCAGGAACGTGTATTTCTTCCAGGGAAACAGATCCCACGCCGGCCGGGGCAAATCGTCGAGATCCTGGATCTGCTCGCCGCGCCCGGTGGTGACCGTTTCGCCGTCGCGCCGGAACGAAACGTGGGGGACGGTCGCCAAGTCGGCGCCCTGCCCGAGCGCCGCGATCAGGGTCGGAAAGACGCGCTCGCCCTCGCCGTGCACGACCACGTCGCAGGCGCCGTCGCGGAGCATTTCGTCGGCGAACAGCGAGGCGTGCAGGTTCCCCAACACCACGCGCGCTTCGGGCAAGGCGGCCTTGAAGCGGCGGCCCAGATCCTCGGTGGCGCGGGCCGAGGGAGTCAGCACGCCCAGGCCGATCACCTGGGGATCGAACGCACGCGCCGCCGCCACCAATTGCTCGGGCGGCAGGTTGTCGGCGAAGTTGTCGATGACCCGCACTTCGTGCCCCGCCGCGCGGCTGGTGGCCGCCAGGTAAGCGAGGCCGACGCAGGGCATCGGCTCCATGAGCGTGTGGTATTCGCCGAAGCCGGCGGCGACGTCCATGGACGGATTGATCAGCAAGACGCGAGCCAAATTCACACCTTTCGGTTGCCGGAAGGGTCCGGTCGGAGTGACGCAGTATAAAACCAAGGCCGCGGGAAGCGCAAACCGCGAATCGATTTAACAGGCTGTTGAAAAAGGCCGTCCTGGTCTTTTTCAACCGCGCTCAACAAAAAGCGTGGTTTTTCTTTCGCTTCATTTTCGGCAACTTCGGAAGTTGCCGAAAATGGCGATCCATCCCTGGATCGCACGCCAGGTGCTTTTCAACACCCGGCTAAACGGCCAGTGTTTGCCGCAGCGCCAGGGCGATTTCCTCTTGTTGGGCGGCGGTCAATTCGGGATAGATCGGCAGCGACAGTTCCATCGCCGCGATGTGCTCGGCGATCGGAAACCGGCCGGCCGGGTAACCCAGTTCAGCATAGGCCGGGATCAGGTGGACCGGCAGCGGATAATGCACGCCGCACTCGATGCCCCGTTCCCGCAATGCTTGGCGGACCCGTTCGCGGCGATCGACGAGCAGCGCGAACACGTGGTAGACGTGCTCGCCCGCCCGGCGCTCCGCCGGCAGGGTCAGGGTCAGGCCGTCCAGCAGGGAACGGTAACGATCGGCGAGCGTCCGCCGGGCCTCGTTCCAGGCCGCCAAATGGCGCAGCTTGACCCGCAGGATCGCCCCCTGCAGCGCGTCCAGCCGATAATTGAAGCCCTTGAGCACGTGCTGGTTTTTTCCCGCCTCGCCCCAGTTCCGCAACAACCGCAGCAGGCGCGCCAGGTCCGGATCGCTGGTCAGGACGATGCCGCCCTCGCCGCACGCCCCCAGGTTTTTCGCCGGATAGAAGCTGAAGCAGCCCAGGTGGCCGATGCCGCCCACCGGCCGCCCGCGATAAACGGCGCCGTGCGCCTGCGCCGCGTCCTCGATCAGCCGCAAACCGTGCCGTTCGGCGACGGCCAACAAGGGATCGAGATCGGCCGGCTGACCGTACAAGTGCACCGGCAACAACGCCTTGGTGCGCGGCGTCACGGCCGCCGCGACAGCCTCCGGGTTGAGCGTGTAGGTGCGCGGGTCGACGTCGACGAGCACCGGCCGCGCCCCGGTATACAGGATCGCCGCGATCGTGGCGACGAAGGTCAGCGGGGTGGTGATGACCTCGTCGCCCGGGCCGACGCCGGCGGCCAGGAGCGCCAGGTGCAAGGCGGCGGTGCCGCTGCTGACGGCCACGCCTTCCGTCGCGCCGTGCTCGGCGGCGAATTCGTTTTCGAAGGCTTCCACCTCGGGTCCGAGCGCGTACCGCCCGCTGGCCAGCACGCGATGGACCGCTGCCTCCAGTTCGGCGCCGATCTCGCGGTACTGCGCCGACAAATCGACAAACGGAATCATCCGGGTTTCCTTTTCGTCCGGGTATGCCAATAAACCGCCGCCAGCTCCCAGGCGGTGCGCGGCGCCGTCCGCCACAACCGTGCGGCCTTGGACCGCCCGAAGCGACGGGGCGTTTTTTGCACCGCCACCTCGGCCACGCCGACGCCGCGGCGATGCGCTTCCACGACCAGTTCCGTCATGGCCACCGGCGTGGCGGCCGTCGACCGCACGCTCGTCGCCAATTCACGCTTCACCAGCAAACAAGCGCCGAAATCGCCGTACGGCAGCGAAAACAGCCGCCGCACGAGCCGATGATAGAGCCGCGAAAAGAACCTCCGGTCGATCGCCTCGCCCGCGGCCACGCCGAGGATCAGCGAATTCGTCGTGCAGCCCGGCAGCAGATCAAACAACACCGCCGGCGCAATCTGCCCGTCGGCCGGCAGCAGAAAAACCCAATCGCCCCGCGCTTCGCGATAACAGGTTCGCTGCACCGCGGCGAAACCCCGGTTGCGCGGATGGGTGACGAAGCGAACGCCGGGCCGCGCCGCCAGTTCGCGCACCAGTTCGGCCGTGGGCGCCGCGCTGCCGTCGTCCACGATCAAAACCTCGCGAAAACCGGTCGTCGCCCGTTCCAGCACCGCCAGCGAATCGCGCACCAGTTCGGCGATCGTTTCGGGTTCGTTGTACACCGGCAAGGCGATGGTCAGGCTCAAGCGCGTCGGTATGTCGATCGACGACAACGTCGGGCTCCGTCCAGTTGGAAATCGACTTCATTCTAGCCAAGCCGGCCGGCGATGAGAAGGGTCGGCGATCAGTCGGCGCGGCCGCGCGCGATCGCCCGCAAAGCCGCCAGAACGGCGTCCTGCTCGCGCCGGGTCATTTGCGGATACAACGGCAGCAGGATCATCCGGTCGCTGGCCGTTTCGCTCGCCGCGAGCGCGGATCGGGCGCCGGGCGCCGGCGGGCCGCTCGTCCAGGCGTCCGCCGGATAAGCCGGCTCGCGATGGGCGCACATCACCCCGCGCCGCGCCGCGATGCCGCGGTCGGCCAGACATTGCAGCGCGATCGTCTGCTCGATCCCGTCCGGCAGGTAGACGCCGTAGCTCTGCCAATTGGTTCGCGCCCAGACCGGTTCGCTCACCGGCCGGAAGCCCGGCAGCGCCGCCAAGGCTAGCCGGTAGCGTTCCGCCAGGCGGCGGCGACGTTCGAGAATGCCCGGCAGACGGCGCAATTGCACGCGGCCGACGGCCGCCTGCAGATCGGTCAGTCGGCCGTTGTGCCCCGGCAGCAGATACTGCTCGAACCGCACTTCCCGCGCCTCGTGGCGTTCGCGGTCACTGATGCTCATGCCGTGGTGGCGCAGCAGGCGCAGCCGGCGGTCCAGGTCGGCGCGGCGCGTGGTGATCAGGCCGCCCTCGCCCGTGGTGATCACCTTGCGCGGATGCAGCGAAAAGCAGGCGACGTCGCCGCGCGGCCGGCCGATCCGTTCCCATCGCCCGCCGATTCTGATTTCGCTGCCGAGAGCACAGGCGGCGTCCTCGATCACCGCCAGGTTTCGGCGGCGGGCGATTTTCAGCAGGCGCGCCAGGTCGCACGGCATCCCCAATTGGTGCACGCACAAGACGGCGCGGGTCCGCGGGGTGATCGCCGCCTCGACGCGGTCCGGGTCGATGTTCAGGGTCGCCGGGTCGATGTCGACGAAAACCGGGCGGGCGCCGCGCTGGCGGATCGCGTTGGCGGCGGCGATGAAGGAATGGCTGACGGTGAGCACCTCGTCGCCGGCGCCGATTTCCAGCGCCTCGAGCGCCAGGCCCAGCGCCGTGGTGCAATTGGTCACCGCGCAGGCGTGCGGCGCCCCGACGAACGCGGCGAACTCGCGCTCGAACGCCGCCACCTCGGGCCCCTGGGTCAGCCAGCCGCTCGCCAGCACCCGCCGCAAGGCCTGCAGCTCCGCGCCGCCGAGCCACGGTCTGGCCAGGGGAATCCGTTCAGTCATCGTGCGCTCCGTCGGGCGTCCGCCAATTGAAAGTGATCTCCTCGCGCAACAATTCCTCGGGCGAAACGGGCCGGGCGCGATACCAGGCCAGCAGCGCCCGCAATCCTTCCTCCAGCGAAACGGCCGGCGTGAAATTCAACACCCGCCGCGCCAATCCGGCGTCGGCCAGCAGGCGTCGCGTGTCGCCGGGACGCGCCGGCGCGAATTCGATCGCCGTTTCCGGTCGGCCGATCAGCGGGCCGATTTGCCCGGCCAATTCGCGGATGGAAATCTCCCGGCCGCTGCCCAGGTTCAGCGTCAGGCCGACCGCCGCCGGGACGAGGCCGGCGGCGGCGATGCCGCGGGCGGTGTCGTCGACGTATAGAAAATCGCGGGTCTGTTCGCCGTCGCCGAAAACGACCAGCGGCCGGCCGGCCAACCCGCGCAGCAAAAACTTGGGGATGACCTCGCCGCTGTCGCCCTCGTGGTGCGACCGCGGGCCGTAGGTGTTGAAGGGCCGCACGATGACCGCCGGCAGGTCGGCGGTCCGCGCCAAGGCCCGCACCAGCGCCTCCCCCGCCAATTTTCCGGCGGCATAGACCGTGTTGGGCCGGCAGGGGTGATCCTCGGTCATGGGCGTTTGCCCGGCGTCGCCGTAAACCTCGGACGACGAAACGTGCACGAGGCGCGGCGTCCGGTGCCGCCGCGCGGCTTCCAGCACCGCCAGCGTACCCTCGGCGTTGACCGAAAAATTTTCGCGCGGGGCATGTAGCGAATGCCGCACGCCGAGGCAAGCCAGATGATAGACGACCGCCGCGCCGGGCAAACAATCGTCGAGCAGCCGGGAATCCCGCACGTCCCCTTCGACGAACCGCACGCGCCCCGGCGGCAATTCCGCGAGATTTTCACGGCGGCCGGTGGCCAGGTTGTCGAGCACCGTGATTTCATCAAACGAGGCGAGTAGTACGCGCGCCAGCGCCGAGCCGATAAAACCGGCGCCGCCGGTGATCAGCGCCCGTTGCCTCCGGTTCGGCTGCTGCGTCATTTTTACGTTCCTCGCGACAGCGTTATCCTCGCCGGCCGACGGATGATCGACCCGGTCGATTAACTGTTTTCTATCATTCTCGCCGACGGCATGGAATACCGGGTTTATTAGTGATAAAAGGCACCAAGGCCGTGGTAACGAACGCCGCGGCGCCAACCGACAAGGCGGCGAAAATACTCATGATCGTTTTTGGGGTGATCGGCTGTGGGTGTTGGGGCCCGAAATTGATCCGTAATCTGCTCGCCGGCGACGGCGCCGCCGTGAAAACAGCCTGCGACCGCCGGCCCGACCGCCGGGCTGAAATCAACGCCGTCTGGCCGTCCCTGCGCACGACCGCCGAGGCCGCCGATCTCTGGCGCGACCCCGAAATCGACGCGATCGCCATCGCCACGCCCGCCAGCACCCACGCCGCGCTGGCGCGCGAAGCGCTCCTCGCCGGCAAACACATCCTGGTCGAAAAACCCCTGGCGATGACCGCCCGCGAAACCGCCGCCCTGCTTTCGTTGGCCGCCGAGCGGCGGCGCGTCATGTTGGTGGATCACACCTTCATTTTCTCCGAACCGGTCCGCCGCCTGCGCGAACTGGTGCGTCACGACGGCCTCGGGGAAATCGCCGCCTACGAGGCGGAACGCTACAGCCGCGGTTTTCAGGCGCCCGACGTCAACGTGTTGTGGGATTTGGCGGTCCACGACCTGTCGATTCTGCAATTCCTCTTCGGTTGGGAACCTCGCCGAGTCGCGGCCGTCGCTCATCGGATGTTGCCGCAGGGCGAGCCGAGCGAAGCCACCTTGTCCGTCGAATTCGCCGCCGGGCAGCGGGCGGAAATCCGCGTGGGCTGGCGGCCGGAGGAAAAAAAGCGCTGCACCCGCTTGATCGGCGCTCAGGCGACCGTGCTGTACGACGACCTCGATCCGGCGGGCAGTCTCGCGATTATTCCCGGGCCGCCCGGTACCGAGACCGCCGCCGCGCAGCGCCGCATCTCGCCGGTCGATCGCGCGGAACCACTACGCCGGGTGGTCGATCATCTGCTGGAATGCATCGACGGCCGCGCCACGCCGCTCGCCGGCGGGTCGGAAGCCTGGCGCATCAGCCGCATTCTGGAGGCGGCCGAACGATCCTTGCGCCTCGCCGGCCAGCCGGTGGCGATCGAAGCGGCAACCATTCCCGAAAATTAATTCCCCATCACGGCGCGACCCGCACCTCGAAAACCCCCCAACCGGTGGCCACGAACGCGCGCGGCGCGGCCGGGTCGGCGACGGCATGGCGTTGCAGGCGGCCCAAACGGTAGACGGCCTTCACGGCGCCGTCGCGGCGGTCGAGCAAGACCGTCCGATCGGCGGCGTAATCGCCGGTCAGCAAATAGTCGGTGCCGGGCAGAACGGCCAGCGGCCGCACGGCGACCGTCGCGGCGAATCGCCGCTTGATCGCCAGGGTATCGCCGTCCAGCGCCACGACTTCCCGTTGCAGCGGCAATCCGGCCCACAACTCGTTCCACTCCGCGTCATAGTCGAGTTGCAGGATTTCCGGTCCGAGCGCCACGCGCCGGCTCGTGCCCCGCGACAGGGAAACGACCGGCGGCAGACCCGCTGCTTCGTCGGCCGAGGAGACCGGCGGGATCGGGCGTTCGAACGAGACGGCGTGCAAGCGGCGGCCCAACCCGCCCAGGTAGAGCGTATTGGCCGCCAACCGGTAATACGCCGTCAGGTTCACCAGTTCCTCGCCCTTCAGGGTTCGGATCAACTCGCTGTGGAGTTCGGTGTTGCGCACATCGTTGTTCAGCAGGTAGTTGAAACTGTATTGGGCGCGGATTTTCAGGCTGACCGGATCCAGTTCGACCAGTTCGCGGCGCATGCCCAACACGAACAGGCGATCCTGATCGGCGTGATAGAAAAGCGCGTTCGGTTCGACCGGCAATTCGCCGAAAGCGGTCTGCCGCAGTTCATCGCCGGCATACGAAAACGCGGCCAGATGAAATGTGTGCCGCGCCGGATCCAAGACGTTGACCCACCCCCGGCTGCGGTCGGGATCGAGCTTGATATTTTCCGGCTGCTGCGACGGGCCGAAATACAAAAGCCGCCATTGCGGCTCGCCATTCGTCCGTCGCATCACCAGGTAATTGTGCCGCTCGCGATCGAACCGGGGATAGATCGCCCCCCAATCGTCCTTGAAGGAAGCCACCAGCAAATCCGCCGGGGCGTCGTATTCCACGAAATACGGATGCGCCTTGCCAATCTGCGGATCGCGGCTTTTCAGTTCCGTCGGATCGATCA contains the following coding sequences:
- a CDS encoding radical SAM protein, producing the protein MRVLFVRPPKYLWPYMNEQDNYLLPQAIVYLGAAARAAGHEVTLLDCMPVQMGWRTLEQTIRDRRPQVVLAGDSETLYAHESGRVFQVAKAVDPRIFTVAGGVHFSHACADAFAKYPIDAIVRGEGEITLTELLVAVEGGGDLRRVAGLALPDGAGGVHYTAHRALIENLDTLPFPAYDLLPMNKYGTARYLFSPGGVTIHHSRGCIDGCRYCACWLQMARREGAMPDETLRPRYRTRSVGPVIEEMEHLVRQYDKHCLVFVDDTWNVDPRWCDQFADEVLRRKIKVNWHAFIRADLLHRDVESGLFEKLLAAGLSHVCIGLERADDAELDNLEKHHMDVERNNRLIPLVRKRFPQLFLQTTFIVGLRQDTPASLDRLLKYVKTLDPDYPAFHPITPVPGTPLWDEANEKGWLEVKDFSRYDWMTPVMGTEKMTREELEYKIWEMNKRFMAPWRVLRGVFSRHQYRRRMYLWWLKVSLNVAFDYVLDRVLPSRSVRRKALLSEYVGMIRPDWYDR
- a CDS encoding radical SAM protein, which produces MARVLLINPSMDVAAGFGEYHTLMEPMPCVGLAYLAATSRAAGHEVRVIDNFADNLPPEQLVAAARAFDPQVIGLGVLTPSARATEDLGRRFKAALPEARVVLGNLHASLFADEMLRDGACDVVVHGEGERVFPTLIAALGQGADLATVPHVSFRRDGETVTTGRGEQIQDLDDLPRPAWDLFPWKKYTFLPFVTVAKPCLSIMGTRGCPFRCKFCALGYMGSHVRVRTPENIAAEVEWLVRDFGIRHVGFVDPIFPLSKKHGIETCRAIRARRLPDNWWWTSETRVDVIDEEMCREMKAARCRRILFGVESGVDELLANVGKNFKIEHVRRAVTVARAAGLEIAAFFMLALPGETAAMTRRTIDFACSLDIDFAKFGVTIPLPGSQYYEDLVNSGRIKPGDWDKFTTFNPDPDTLPYIPEGLTGEELQRLHRKATWRFYMRPKMIFRHLFVLRTIGLRRLFDGAVILLRQFFQGRL
- a CDS encoding DegT/DnrJ/EryC1/StrS family aminotransferase, yielding MIPFVDLSAQYREIGAELEAAVHRVLASGRYALGPEVEAFENEFAAEHGATEGVAVSSGTAALHLALLAAGVGPGDEVITTPLTFVATIAAILYTGARPVLVDVDPRTYTLNPEAVAAAVTPRTKALLPVHLYGQPADLDPLLAVAERHGLRLIEDAAQAHGAVYRGRPVGGIGHLGCFSFYPAKNLGACGEGGIVLTSDPDLARLLRLLRNWGEAGKNQHVLKGFNYRLDALQGAILRVKLRHLAAWNEARRTLADRYRSLLDGLTLTLPAERRAGEHVYHVFALLVDRRERVRQALRERGIECGVHYPLPVHLIPAYAELGYPAGRFPIAEHIAAMELSLPIYPELTAAQQEEIALALRQTLAV
- a CDS encoding glycosyltransferase family 2 protein, yielding MSSIDIPTRLSLTIALPVYNEPETIAELVRDSLAVLERATTGFREVLIVDDGSAAPTAELVRELAARPGVRFVTHPRNRGFAAVQRTCYREARGDWVFLLPADGQIAPAVLFDLLPGCTTNSLILGVAAGEAIDRRFFSRLYHRLVRRLFSLPYGDFGACLLVKRELATSVRSTAATPVAMTELVVEAHRRGVGVAEVAVQKTPRRFGRSKAARLWRTAPRTAWELAAVYWHTRTKRKPG
- a CDS encoding DegT/DnrJ/EryC1/StrS family aminotransferase, translating into MTERIPLARPWLGGAELQALRRVLASGWLTQGPEVAAFEREFAAFVGAPHACAVTNCTTALGLALEALEIGAGDEVLTVSHSFIAAANAIRQRGARPVFVDIDPATLNIDPDRVEAAITPRTRAVLCVHQLGMPCDLARLLKIARRRNLAVIEDAACALGSEIRIGGRWERIGRPRGDVACFSLHPRKVITTGEGGLITTRRADLDRRLRLLRHHGMSISDRERHEAREVRFEQYLLPGHNGRLTDLQAAVGRVQLRRLPGILERRRRLAERYRLALAALPGFRPVSEPVWARTNWQSYGVYLPDGIEQTIALQCLADRGIAARRGVMCAHREPAYPADAWTSGPPAPGARSALAASETASDRMILLPLYPQMTRREQDAVLAALRAIARGRAD
- a CDS encoding NAD-dependent epimerase/dehydratase family protein; amino-acid sequence: MTQQPNRRQRALITGGAGFIGSALARVLLASFDEITVLDNLATGRRENLAELPPGRVRFVEGDVRDSRLLDDCLPGAAVVYHLACLGVRHSLHAPRENFSVNAEGTLAVLEAARRHRTPRLVHVSSSEVYGDAGQTPMTEDHPCRPNTVYAAGKLAGEALVRALARTADLPAVIVRPFNTYGPRSHHEGDSGEVIPKFLLRGLAGRPLVVFGDGEQTRDFLYVDDTARGIAAAGLVPAAVGLTLNLGSGREISIRELAGQIGPLIGRPETAIEFAPARPGDTRRLLADAGLARRVLNFTPAVSLEEGLRALLAWYRARPVSPEELLREEITFNWRTPDGAHDD
- a CDS encoding Gfo/Idh/MocA family oxidoreductase gives rise to the protein MIVFGVIGCGCWGPKLIRNLLAGDGAAVKTACDRRPDRRAEINAVWPSLRTTAEAADLWRDPEIDAIAIATPASTHAALAREALLAGKHILVEKPLAMTARETAALLSLAAERRRVMLVDHTFIFSEPVRRLRELVRHDGLGEIAAYEAERYSRGFQAPDVNVLWDLAVHDLSILQFLFGWEPRRVAAVAHRMLPQGEPSEATLSVEFAAGQRAEIRVGWRPEEKKRCTRLIGAQATVLYDDLDPAGSLAIIPGPPGTETAAAQRRISPVDRAEPLRRVVDHLLECIDGRATPLAGGSEAWRISRILEAAERSLRLAGQPVAIEAATIPEN